Proteins encoded in a region of the Zea mays cultivar B73 chromosome 4, Zm-B73-REFERENCE-NAM-5.0, whole genome shotgun sequence genome:
- the LOC100284060 gene encoding mitochondrial carrier protein CGI-69 isoform X1, whose translation MVGCSRGSLPTWMTAAAARVDLSGGVTPSHQGPSSSSPSSGPSPAAGADQELGMYERAFSAAGAAFVSAIIVNPLDVAKTRLQAQAAGVLYNQPAQMAALGPDAHFQILSEFRCSPSCTRGLVLGSEPVCPPDCFQYKGTLDVFLKVVRQEGFVRLWRGTNAGLALAVPTVGIYLPCYDIFRNWIEDFTRSNAPGLTPYAPLVAGSVARSLACIACSPIELARTRMQAYKEFRPGVKPPGMWKTLVGVLPPLPSSSQNVQNYRVLWTGVGAQLARDVPFSAICWSTLEPMRRKLLGFVGEEGNAGSVLGVNFAAGFVAGSLAAGATCPLDVAKTRRQIEKDTEKAMRMTTRQTLAEIWRSGGMKGLFAGVGPRVARAGPSVGIVISFYEVVKYALHQRHTS comes from the exons ATGGTGGGCTGCTCTAGGGGCTCCCTCCCCACCTGGatgaccgccgccgccgcgcgggtCGACCTCTCGGGCGGCGTAACGCCTTCGCACCAGGGCCCATCCTCTTCGTCCCCCTCCTCGGGTCCCTCTCCGGCCGCGGGGGCGGACCAGGAGCTCGGGATGTACGAGCGCGCGTTCTCCGCTGCCGGCGCCGCCTTCGTCTCAGCTATCATCGTCAACCCTCTAGATGTCGCCAAG ACTAGATTGCAGGCGCAGGCGGCAGGGGTGCTGTACAACCAGCCTGCCCAGATGGCGGCGCTCGGCCCTGATGCG CATTTCCAGATCCTGTCTGAATTCCGATGCTCTCCTTCGTGCACACGTGGTCTTGTATTAGGAAGTGAGCCAGTTTGTCCTCCTGACTGCTTCCAGTACAAGGGGACACTTGATGTATTCTTGAAAGTGGTTAGACAG GAGGGGTTCGTTAGACTATGGAGAGGAACAAATGCAGGCTTAGCATTAGCTGTACCCACT GTTGGGATATACTTGCCTTGTTATGATATATTCCGCAACTGGATTGAGGATTTCACAAGAAGTAATGCTCCTGGCTTGACACCATATGCCCCGCTAGTAGCAGGATCTGTTGCACGCTCGTTAGCATGTATTGCTTGTTCTCCAATTGAGCTCGCAAGGACGCGTATGCAG GCATATAAAGAGTTTCGTCCTGGCGTAAAGCCTCCTGGAATGTGGAAAACCTTGGTTGGTGTTCTCCCACCACTTCCAAGTTCGAGTCAGAATG TACAAAATTACCGTGTTCTGTGGACTGGGGTGGGTGCACAACTTGCTCGAGATGTTCCTTTCTCTGCTATATGCTGGTCAACTCTTGAGCCT ATGCGAAGAAAACTACTTGGTTTTGTTGGAGAAGAAGGCAATGCAGGTAGTGTATTGGGAGTGAATTTTGCTGCTGGTTTTGTAGCAGGCAGTCTTGCTGCTGGTGCTACATGCCCTCTGGATGTTGCAAAAACAAGGAGACAAATAGAG AAGGATACTGAGAAGGCAATGAGGATGACTACAAGGCAAACATTAGCTGAGATATGGAG GTCTGGAGGCATGAAAGGTCTGTTCGCCGGCGTTGGCCCACGTGTTGCACGCGCTGGTCCATCAGTTGGTATTGTCATTTCCTTCTACGAGGTTGTCAAGTACGCTCTTCATCAAAGGCACACCTCATGA
- the LOC100284060 gene encoding mitochondrial carrier protein CGI-69 → MVGCSRGSLPTWMTAAAARVDLSGGVTPSHQGPSSSSPSSGPSPAAGADQELGMYERAFSAAGAAFVSAIIVNPLDVAKTRLQAQAAGVLYNQPAQMAALGPDAILSEFRCSPSCTRGLVLGSEPVCPPDCFQYKGTLDVFLKVVRQEGFVRLWRGTNAGLALAVPTVGIYLPCYDIFRNWIEDFTRSNAPGLTPYAPLVAGSVARSLACIACSPIELARTRMQAYKEFRPGVKPPGMWKTLVGVLPPLPSSSQNVQNYRVLWTGVGAQLARDVPFSAICWSTLEPMRRKLLGFVGEEGNAGSVLGVNFAAGFVAGSLAAGATCPLDVAKTRRQIEKDTEKAMRMTTRQTLAEIWRSGGMKGLFAGVGPRVARAGPSVGIVISFYEVVKYALHQRHTS, encoded by the exons ATGGTGGGCTGCTCTAGGGGCTCCCTCCCCACCTGGatgaccgccgccgccgcgcgggtCGACCTCTCGGGCGGCGTAACGCCTTCGCACCAGGGCCCATCCTCTTCGTCCCCCTCCTCGGGTCCCTCTCCGGCCGCGGGGGCGGACCAGGAGCTCGGGATGTACGAGCGCGCGTTCTCCGCTGCCGGCGCCGCCTTCGTCTCAGCTATCATCGTCAACCCTCTAGATGTCGCCAAG ACTAGATTGCAGGCGCAGGCGGCAGGGGTGCTGTACAACCAGCCTGCCCAGATGGCGGCGCTCGGCCCTGATGCG ATCCTGTCTGAATTCCGATGCTCTCCTTCGTGCACACGTGGTCTTGTATTAGGAAGTGAGCCAGTTTGTCCTCCTGACTGCTTCCAGTACAAGGGGACACTTGATGTATTCTTGAAAGTGGTTAGACAG GAGGGGTTCGTTAGACTATGGAGAGGAACAAATGCAGGCTTAGCATTAGCTGTACCCACT GTTGGGATATACTTGCCTTGTTATGATATATTCCGCAACTGGATTGAGGATTTCACAAGAAGTAATGCTCCTGGCTTGACACCATATGCCCCGCTAGTAGCAGGATCTGTTGCACGCTCGTTAGCATGTATTGCTTGTTCTCCAATTGAGCTCGCAAGGACGCGTATGCAG GCATATAAAGAGTTTCGTCCTGGCGTAAAGCCTCCTGGAATGTGGAAAACCTTGGTTGGTGTTCTCCCACCACTTCCAAGTTCGAGTCAGAATG TACAAAATTACCGTGTTCTGTGGACTGGGGTGGGTGCACAACTTGCTCGAGATGTTCCTTTCTCTGCTATATGCTGGTCAACTCTTGAGCCT ATGCGAAGAAAACTACTTGGTTTTGTTGGAGAAGAAGGCAATGCAGGTAGTGTATTGGGAGTGAATTTTGCTGCTGGTTTTGTAGCAGGCAGTCTTGCTGCTGGTGCTACATGCCCTCTGGATGTTGCAAAAACAAGGAGACAAATAGAG AAGGATACTGAGAAGGCAATGAGGATGACTACAAGGCAAACATTAGCTGAGATATGGAG GTCTGGAGGCATGAAAGGTCTGTTCGCCGGCGTTGGCCCACGTGTTGCACGCGCTGGTCCATCAGTTGGTATTGTCATTTCCTTCTACGAGGTTGTCAAGTACGCTCTTCATCAAAGGCACACCTCATGA